TCCGATTATAGTAGGAGGTGGACTTTATGTCATCCTGGGACTTGGTGATACGCTTATTACCGCAGAGATACTTAAGTTGCCATTTCTGCCGGCTATAATAGCTGATTTTGGCCCGGTGATTTTTTGCTTAGCCATTTCTTATTGTCTGCTTACAAAGTTTGCTCTAACCTGTAATGATTTAGATAAGATGGTGATAGAGCTTAAAACAGCACAGGAGAGATTGATCCTGTCCGAGAGATTAGCTGCTGTTGGCGAGACGGCGAGTAAGATTGTTCATGAAATAAAGAATCCTCTGGCTGGTATCAGATTACAGGCTGAGCTTTGCCAGAGGGCTCTTCCTTCAGATAACCAACATCCAAAAGAGATCATTAGAACGATTGATTGGTTAACAAAATTTCTATCCCGGCTCCTCAATCTTTCTAAGCCTGCCCAAATCAATTTGATACCTACAGAAGTAGATAAGATTTTGGATAATGCTCTCAAGATCGCTCTACCTGAAGCAGAGGGAAAAAATATAGAGATAGAGAAGTCTATTAGTTCGGAAATTCCCCTAATTCAAGGAGAGCCTGACCAGATAAGAGAAGTCTTTCTAAATATACTCTTAAATGCTATCCAGGCAATGCCCGATGGTGGCACTCTGAAGGTTAAAGCAGATGAAGACCCTCATTCCAAATCTGTCTTGATAGAGATAAATGATACTGGATGTGGAATTGAAGAGAATGATTTGAACAGGATATTTGACCCCTTCTTTACAACTAAAGAAGGTGGTAGTGGGTTAGGGTTAGCAGTCACTCGAAAAATAATAGTTGATCACGAGGGGACAATTGAAGTAAAGAGTATGAAAGGTGAAGGGAGCACTTTTATTGTTCGAATTCCTTATTTAAAGGAACCTTTCCTGGAGGAGGGATAAATGGAGCCAATGAAAATACTGATTGCTGAGGATCAGACCCTGTTTAGAGAAGCGTTATGTAAGCTATTAGAGTTTGAAGAAGATATTGAAGTAGTTGGAGAGGCAAAAAATGGAGTTGAAGCAGTCTCAAAGGTGAAAGATTCCGTGCCAGATATTGTTCTAATGGACATCGATATGCCGAAGTTAGATGGAGTTACAGCTACAAGAATGATTAAAAAAGAAAGTCCGCATACTAAAATTATAATCTTAACCGTGCATAAAGAGGAAGAGCATCTGTTTAGTGCAATTAAGGCAGGGGCAATTGGATATGTAGTAAAAGAGAATGGTTCAAAAAACCTGCTTAGCTCAATAAGAGCTGTATTTAGAGGCGAAACTTTACTTTCCCCATCAATCGCCATCAAATTATTGAAGGAATTTAAGCGGCTAACAGAGGAGGGAGTATCCAAAGATATATTTAATTCACTGACTAAGAGAGAACAGGAAGTCTTAAAACAGCTCAGTGCAGGAAAGAGTAATAAGGAGATTGCAAATGCTTTATATATCAGCGAGGCTACTGTTAAGACTCATATCACTAACATCCTGGAGAAATTACATGTAAATGATAGGACTCAAGCAGCCATATATGCCCTAAAAAGAGGCTTTGACTAAACTTCTACGACTAAGGTATGATAAAAAATCATACTACTGTCTAATTGACAGGAATAGATATTTTCGAGTATAATTAAAGAAGAAATCAAAGGAGGGCGGACGGTTAAAATGGAAAACCCTATAGAAAAGTTAGTAGAACAATTTATTGTTGCATGTAGCTGGAATTCCTGGGAGACAATAACTCAGCTTGTACCAGAGATTGTCTCTGAAGGAGGTAAAAGAGCCACTCCGACACTCCTGAAAATAGCAGAAGACAGTTTAAAAGGATTACCGACCCGGAAGATGGCTTTAGAAATGATTGGTATGATTCAAGATGAAGAGGTTATACCAGAATTACAGATAATCCTAAGAAACAAAAGGGGTGTGAAACGAAAAACCTTAAGAGGAATTCCAGAAGATTCAGATAAAATGGATGATGAAGAATATATTCAAGATGAAGTGGTGTTGACCATGGGAAAGATACAAGGGACATCTGCTGAATTAGATGAGTTGATACATAGAGATATGAGAATTACTCGTGGGACTCTTAGTGGTAAAAAGATTACACCATCTTTAACAGAAGAAATAGGAGAGTTTGAAGAATATAATATGATCTGGTATAAGATTGAGCCTGGCGATGCTATTCATAGATACATGGGTGGATTTGGAGGCCCACTTGGACATGCAGGTATCTACATTGGATGTAAAAAAGGCGAAGAGCTGGAAGATTGTAGGAACCATAAAATTATAGAGATGTCTCCTAAACGCTGTGTAACAAATAATCTCTATAATTTTTGCCATCATGAGGATGCCCCATCTGACTCATTCTGGGGATTTCGTAAGCATCGAAGCATAACTCGTCCTGGGAGAAAAATTATATTTGAAAGGGCTAAAGGGATGGCCCAAAAGCAGGCCAGGTATTCTTTTTTTGCAGGCTATAAATCGCCAGAAATACCTACTTTTAGGTGTGATGGACTTGTTGAATGGTGTTATGAACAAGCAGTTAGAGAAGGGATAGTAGATGATAATAATTGGATGGACCTCACCCCATCTTTACAGGCATGTTCACCAAAGTTTAGTAGGGTAATAGACTGCCCATTTGATAGGCGATGTTTTATATAGAAGTGGAGAGTTTAAATTTAAGGGAGAAGAGGATGAAAAGTATCTTAGTAGTTGAAGACGATAGATGTTTACGGATGGGAATTGTTTCTGTATTACTGAAAGAAAATTATGATGTTAGTGAAGCTAACACAGGCTTGGAAGCATTAAGACAAATAAAAACCAGGGTGTTCGATGCTGTACTCCTGGATGTTAAACTCCCTGGCGTTTCTGGAATAGAGATTCTTAAAGAGATAAAAGGTTCTACTCCTCATACACAATGTGTGCTGATGAGTGTCTATGTTACTACTGAGATAGTTATTGAGGCAATGAGACTTGGTGCCTGTGATTTTCTGATCAAGCCTTTTTCGCTGGATGAGTTGAAGCTGCGGATTAGAGATGTGTTTGAAGGGAAAAAAAGAAAGTTCACAATTGCAACTTGACCAGAAATTTAGTTTTTAGAGGAATCAAAAATGATAAAAATTCTATTTCTCGCGGCAAATCCTTTGGACACTGATAGGTTGAGACTTGATGAGGAGATTCGAGCAATCGATGAGAAACTCCATCAGGCTGAATATAGAGATATGTTCGAAATCAAAGCACATTTGGCCGTTTGTATTACTGATATCCAGAGTCTTCTTCTTCGTCATAAGCCTGACATTGTGCATTTCAGTGGTCACGGAAGCAAATCAAGCGAAATTATCATGGAAGACGACTCTGGAAATAGCAAACCCGTCACTGTTAGCGCCTTGAGTCAACTATTTTCTATACTTAAGGATAACATTCGGTGCGTAGTGCTCAATGCCTGTTATTCTGATAAACAGGCGATGGCCATTGCAGAACACATTGAATGTGTAGTTGGAATGTCCAAAGCAATTGGCGATTTGGCCGCGATCAGTTTTTCTGCCGCCTTTTATCAAGGTTTGGGATATGGTAGAGATGTTAAAAGTGCATTTGACTTGGGTTGTAGTCAAATCAATTTGGAAAATCTGGGAGAACAAAATATACCAAGACTATTGGCATTAAGAAATAACCCAAACGAAATTGTGTTCGTCTGTTTTTCACCAGAATGTAAAAAGGACAGTGATAGTTCAAGTCTTTCAAAAAAAGAAATCCATTCTTTACAGAAACAATTGGAAAGTTTTCGTCGCAATTTGATATTGATTAAAGAACGTATGGCAGAATTTGTATTAGAAACTGATATTCCTTTACAGTTGATTCGGAGTAAAGAAGATATTGAGAGCAAAATAGCTGAGTTAGAAAAAAAATTGGGTGGGTAAGTTTAATTTATTCAAGATATATCTCTCAAAATAGGGAGAAAGAACAAATTTAGGAGCAGAATGATGAGCTATAAAAAAGGAGATATAATTACAGGACCATACAAAGTTATTGAAATCCCTAAATATACCGATCAAAAAGAAGGATTAGGTTGTGTTTACATTGTAAATGATGAAGAAAAAAATGAAAAACGTGCTCTTAAAATACCTTTGATGAAAAATCTTACTTCTAGTTTAGAACGGAAGATATTTTTAGAAATATTTACAAAAGAAATGGAGATTTGGAAAAACATAAAAGACCATCCGAACATTGTCAAAATTTATGAATATGGTTTATTATCGCCAGATAAAGAGGAAATACAGCCGTATTTTGTGATGGACTATATTTATGGACATACACTTAAGTATATATTAGAGACCCACGAGAAAACAGGATTAACTGTTACTCAAACACTGGAGTATGCAATTAACATTTGTTGGAGTATGATAAATGCTATAGATTCAAATAACAAACAAATTATCCATAAAGGTATTAGCCCGGGTAATATTTTAATTTCAGATTGTAATATATTGATGATGACCGATTTTGGTTTAATCAGTAATGCAGAAAAGATATATAACTCTCCTGAGCAACACCATTTCGAGAATGAAATTAAGAAAATAGATATTCAAGATGATGAATTAGAATCTCTAAAAAGAGAGATGGAAAAGAGGAAAAAGCATCTTCGACTTATAGAAGAAAGAATGGCTGAATATGTTCAACCTGAAACGATACCATTACAGCTTAAAAGCGATAAAGATATACATGAGAACCATCTTAAAGAAATTCAATCAAAAATAGAGGATAAAAAAAGTCAGTTCAGCGTACAAAAATATTTAAATAGTTTGCAAAATATCAATATTCCTGCTGATATTTATTCTTTTGGGGTGACATTATATAAGATGCTTTCTAACGAATTCCCCCGTTCTGCTTTTGAATATGATAAATCACCTAAGTCCTTATGTGATAAGTATCCTTATATCCCTACTGAATTGAATCATATTGTAATGAAATGTATAGAAAAAAGTTCTGGGAATAGATTCAGAGATTTCAGAGAGCTACTAATAAATATACTTGATGTTTATGAGGCTGTTTTACACTCAAACGAAATATGTAATATCGAAGATAGAATATGCAGACGATGTGGATATATTCCCCAAAGAGGAACAAAATGCCCTTTATGTTGGGGAGAGATAATAAGCAGAGATAAGGAATTATATGTTGAACAAGCTAAACAAAGAATCAATCATATAAGAAAAGAGTTAGAGGAAGAGAATGAAATGCCACCTGATAAAGATGAGAAACCTCCGAGGAAGAAACCAGATGACCAGAGTCCCCAAATCTTTATTGGATGTGCACATGTGGAGCAAGATAGTGAAAAAGTTACTGAGCTATATAAAGCTCTAGTGAAGTCTGGCTGCAGACCATGGTTGGATAAAGAATCCATCCTTCCTGGAGAAAAGTGGTCAGACACTATAAAGAAATCTATTGAAGAATCAGATTTCTTCCTCGCATGTTGTTCAAAAAATTCAATTAACAAAAGAGGGTATTTTCAGAAAGAAATTAAAATGGCTTTAGAAATGCTGGAGGAAATGCCATCCCACGATATTTATTTAATACCTGTAAAATTAGAAGATTGTGAGGTCCCTGAGCCTTTAAGTGAACTTCAATGGGTTAATTTGTATGAAGAGGGTGGGTTTGATAAATTAATAAAAGCGATTAAAATGGGAATGAAACGTCGTAAAGATCACTTACAGCAATTAAAACGGGGACTAAAAATGGAAAGAAAGGAAGTACCTTTTGAAGAAAAAAACAGAACAGCCTTTATAAATTTCATGAGAGAGAATAAAAAGGAAAAGGAAGAAAAGGGTGTTAAAAAAGAAATTATTAGAAATAATCATGTGTTTGTCTTAATACCGGCAGGACACTATCAAGCAGGATGTTCAGAATTAGTAATTCAAAGTATTATCAATAAGTTTGGCTTTCGTCCTGAGAATAAAGAGATGTGGATAGATAATAATCCTCCACGTAAGAGCTATTTGGATGACTTTTATATTAGTAAGTATGCGGTAACTAATAGAGAGTATCTAAAATTCATTAGAATGACAAAATATCCAAAGCATCCGAGTCATTGGGGGGCTGATAGTGATAGACCATTTGATGAAGAAATTGCTGAGCATCCGGTAGTTAATGTCTCCTGGGAAGACGCATATAATTACTGTAAATGGGCAGGCTTTCGACTTCCGACCAATGCCGAATGGGAAAAAGCTGCGAGAGGAGAAGATGGAAGGTTTTATCCTTGGGGTAATACTTTTGAACCTGGGCGATGTAATACTTCTGAAGCTAAACATGGTAGTACTGCCCCTGTTAATAGTTATGAAAATGGGCTAAGTCCTTACGGGGCATATAACATGGTAGGTAACATTAGAGAATGGGTAGATGGTGGTGAACGACAGGAATATGAGAATAAAGATGGTGAAATAATGGAAGTAGATTTTAAAGATCTAAGGGGTGGTTCCTTTTCAGAAGAAGGAGAGGTCTTTGGGCTCACCTTCTTAAATATCTCTGCAGCCAAGGTTGATTATAGTAGTTTTGATATAGGCTTTCGCTGTTCTATTGATCCCCCTGATTTGGAAGGAACTATTCCTGATATTAGAGAACTTATTCCCATTCCTGCGGGGGAGTTTTATGGCAGTTGCCCTCCTGAATTATACAGTAAATTAAAAATGCAACCTGCGTTGAGCAGACCATATAGTAGAATTTCAGTACCTTATAAGTATCTTATTAGAAAGTATGCTGTGACCAATGAAGAGTACTGGCAATTTATAAAGACAAAGAATTGGAGACGTCCTGTTCACTGGAAGGAAGGTAAGCAACCTTTTCCTGAAGAATCTCGTTATCATCCAGTAGTGAATGTTTCGTGGAGTGATGCTCTTGCATATTGCCAGTGGGTAGGAGTACGTTTACCAACACCAGATGAATGGGAAAAAGCTGCCAGAGGAACTGACGGATGGCTATACCCCTGGGGTAATGATTTTGAAGTAGACAGATGTAATTGCTATGAGGCACGAATAGGTAGAACTGTGCCAGTCTATGAATACGATAATGGAATTAGCCCCTTTGGTATATACAATATTACTGGTAATGTCTGGGAGTGGGTAGACTCCAAAGATAAAAACAATTTTAAGGAACTTCGTGGTGGTAGTTTTTGTGATTCTTGTGAAATCGCTGGACTAACTTTCGTTCCAATGAAAGCCCGTGGAGACTATTCGTCTGAAAATATCGGTTTTAGATATGTAAAAGATATATAAGAGTTATATATCTATATAAAACTTATGTAGGAGACTATTTAAAAAATGAATAGAATTTTTAGCAGTATAAAAGAAAAGCTATTTCATAGTAATAGGAGTAAGCCTATCTCTGAGCAAGAAATTAGCGAATATTATACCTATGCCTATAGGGCAGCTAATATCAATGTAATGTATGCAATTATTTGGAGCATAATATTAATGATCCTCAGTTATTCCTTTACTTGGTTAGTGCATATAAAGCTGGAATGGGTTCAGGGAATTACAGATATGTTCGTTAGTCGTGGGATTATTCCATATCTTACAACTTTTTGCTTTTGGTTGGGGATAAGTAACCTTGTTCTCAAAAGGAAAAAGATTCAAATAGAAGAAAGTGGGTTTAAATACGAAAGTGATATTTTTGCGGGTGCAAAAGACCAAATCACACTGGAAGATGCAAATAATGTCATCGAAAAAATAAAAGAGATAAGTGCAGAAGGTAGAAAAAGGATTATTGTCAACAGAATTGAGAGGGCTCTGCGGCGGATGATTAATACCAAATCTGCTTCTGATGTTGACAACATTCTTAACTCTCTTTCTGAGATAGATAGCAATGTAACCGAATCCAGCTAC
Above is a window of bacterium DNA encoding:
- a CDS encoding ATP-binding protein, which encodes MYNRRRNEKEYFYFSIICFASFILSLGNCLILNTNSFQKILLYQRGQHVGALILLPVSVHFALIYTHTKSPRWRLRTLYGLSLALLFVCFTNLFIQDIPKDLSNYTKGGIPGLLYQIYAIIILPIFFYALYILWNKYRKVTDRREQRLILPIIVGGGLYVILGLGDTLITAEILKLPFLPAIIADFGPVIFCLAISYCLLTKFALTCNDLDKMVIELKTAQERLILSERLAAVGETASKIVHEIKNPLAGIRLQAELCQRALPSDNQHPKEIIRTIDWLTKFLSRLLNLSKPAQINLIPTEVDKILDNALKIALPEAEGKNIEIEKSISSEIPLIQGEPDQIREVFLNILLNAIQAMPDGGTLKVKADEDPHSKSVLIEINDTGCGIEENDLNRIFDPFFTTKEGGSGLGLAVTRKIIVDHEGTIEVKSMKGEGSTFIVRIPYLKEPFLEEG
- a CDS encoding response regulator transcription factor, with product MKILIAEDQTLFREALCKLLEFEEDIEVVGEAKNGVEAVSKVKDSVPDIVLMDIDMPKLDGVTATRMIKKESPHTKIIILTVHKEEEHLFSAIKAGAIGYVVKENGSKNLLSSIRAVFRGETLLSPSIAIKLLKEFKRLTEEGVSKDIFNSLTKREQEVLKQLSAGKSNKEIANALYISEATVKTHITNILEKLHVNDRTQAAIYALKRGFD
- a CDS encoding response regulator; its protein translation is MKSILVVEDDRCLRMGIVSVLLKENYDVSEANTGLEALRQIKTRVFDAVLLDVKLPGVSGIEILKEIKGSTPHTQCVLMSVYVTTEIVIEAMRLGACDFLIKPFSLDELKLRIRDVFEGKKRKFTIAT
- a CDS encoding CHAT domain-containing protein, with amino-acid sequence MIKILFLAANPLDTDRLRLDEEIRAIDEKLHQAEYRDMFEIKAHLAVCITDIQSLLLRHKPDIVHFSGHGSKSSEIIMEDDSGNSKPVTVSALSQLFSILKDNIRCVVLNACYSDKQAMAIAEHIECVVGMSKAIGDLAAISFSAAFYQGLGYGRDVKSAFDLGCSQINLENLGEQNIPRLLALRNNPNEIVFVCFSPECKKDSDSSSLSKKEIHSLQKQLESFRRNLILIKERMAEFVLETDIPLQLIRSKEDIESKIAELEKKLGG
- a CDS encoding SUMF1/EgtB/PvdO family nonheme iron enzyme — translated: MMSYKKGDIITGPYKVIEIPKYTDQKEGLGCVYIVNDEEKNEKRALKIPLMKNLTSSLERKIFLEIFTKEMEIWKNIKDHPNIVKIYEYGLLSPDKEEIQPYFVMDYIYGHTLKYILETHEKTGLTVTQTLEYAINICWSMINAIDSNNKQIIHKGISPGNILISDCNILMMTDFGLISNAEKIYNSPEQHHFENEIKKIDIQDDELESLKREMEKRKKHLRLIEERMAEYVQPETIPLQLKSDKDIHENHLKEIQSKIEDKKSQFSVQKYLNSLQNINIPADIYSFGVTLYKMLSNEFPRSAFEYDKSPKSLCDKYPYIPTELNHIVMKCIEKSSGNRFRDFRELLINILDVYEAVLHSNEICNIEDRICRRCGYIPQRGTKCPLCWGEIISRDKELYVEQAKQRINHIRKELEEENEMPPDKDEKPPRKKPDDQSPQIFIGCAHVEQDSEKVTELYKALVKSGCRPWLDKESILPGEKWSDTIKKSIEESDFFLACCSKNSINKRGYFQKEIKMALEMLEEMPSHDIYLIPVKLEDCEVPEPLSELQWVNLYEEGGFDKLIKAIKMGMKRRKDHLQQLKRGLKMERKEVPFEEKNRTAFINFMRENKKEKEEKGVKKEIIRNNHVFVLIPAGHYQAGCSELVIQSIINKFGFRPENKEMWIDNNPPRKSYLDDFYISKYAVTNREYLKFIRMTKYPKHPSHWGADSDRPFDEEIAEHPVVNVSWEDAYNYCKWAGFRLPTNAEWEKAARGEDGRFYPWGNTFEPGRCNTSEAKHGSTAPVNSYENGLSPYGAYNMVGNIREWVDGGERQEYENKDGEIMEVDFKDLRGGSFSEEGEVFGLTFLNISAAKVDYSSFDIGFRCSIDPPDLEGTIPDIRELIPIPAGEFYGSCPPELYSKLKMQPALSRPYSRISVPYKYLIRKYAVTNEEYWQFIKTKNWRRPVHWKEGKQPFPEESRYHPVVNVSWSDALAYCQWVGVRLPTPDEWEKAARGTDGWLYPWGNDFEVDRCNCYEARIGRTVPVYEYDNGISPFGIYNITGNVWEWVDSKDKNNFKELRGGSFCDSCEIAGLTFVPMKARGDYSSENIGFRYVKDI